The Marinilabiliales bacterium genomic interval TCCGGATGAACCGAAACCATAGAAGAGAGAAGTATGGAAGGAACCATAACCTGGCCGTTATTTATTGAAAGTTGCGTATTCATGACGGGTTCACCCCTTGCAAGCGCCAACGCAGTAGATGCTGCCGATGTTGCCAGGGTTTCAATGTATTTGTAAACCGTCATTGTCTGTTTGCCTTCTATTATTCTCCTGCAAGCCTCCGCTTCAGCATCCTGCCCGGAAAGCAGCACCTTGCCGGCCAGACCATGTTTCTCAAGGGCCCTGAACGCCCCTCCGGCAATATGATCGTTCGATGCTACAACTGCATCAAGCCGTCCCGGATTCTCACTCAGGTAATTGTCAACTATCCGGTAAGCCTCATCAGCGTTCCATCCAGGAATATATTGATCCACAACTACTGAGATCTTCCTGGACTCAACAAGGGGTGCCAGCACGTTCATCTGCCCCAGCCTTAAAAGAATTGAATTGTTGTCGCCGGCATCTCCCCCCAGCAATGCATAGTATCCCTCAGGCCTCATTCGCGAAAGGTATTCAGCCTGCATCTCACCGACACGCATATTGTCAAATGAGATATAGAAGTCCAGATCGCAATCATTTACTATCCGGTCATAGGCAATTACCCTGATACCGTTTTCATGTGCGAGGCAGACAATCTCGGAAGCTTTCCGGCTATCGACCGGCACTATTACAAGGACATCTATGCCGCGTTTCAGAAGGTCGCGGACCTGTTCCATCTGTTTCTGGTGACTGTTTTCCGCTTCGGCAACATAGAGGGTCGCACCGGCATTCCTGATCCGGGCAGAAAAATAATCAATGTCCTTTTCCCATCTCTCATGCGAAGGTCCAACGCTGAACCCGATCCTGACCTCATCACTCCGGCCGCAGGATGATAAAAGAAGAAGGCCGAGAATACAGGCCGTTATTGCTAATCCGATTGTTTTCATCTTTATTCAGCAGTTTAATGAAGTTAATTATTTCAGGTGGCTCATTCAAGTTTTATAAGCATGTCGCATCCCGCATCAGTCATGCGGACTGTCAAGATCCCGAAGGGATCGTTTATCACGGCTGCACAAATGCCGGGCCAGGGAAAAATTTGAGAACTGCAGCCGTCAATACAGAGCAGTAACAAAGATCGGGCAAGGCCCCCTGCCTGAACCGATCATTTTTATGCTAACAATTTATGAAAAAATGCAATGAAATCCAACAATATTTCAAATATTCACACCAGCCTCCTCCTGTTCATCTGTATTTGCATACACGGGACAAACAGGTTGCAGATTGCAGGACTGAGCAAAGATTGTGAGTATTATAACTACTATCATGATAATTTTTGTCGGTGTCCTCATGGGAAAGGTTTTATTGATAAAAAACCAGTATCAGTTCATTGATTATTACGGTAATGGCGACAACGGGTTTCGGGAAGGGAGGTGATCTGTATCACCTTAAAACGAAGCTGAATGTGGAATTTATTAACGGATTAATATATCTTTATCAGCTCAATTTTATCTTATATGGATATCAGGGATAAGATAATCGCCGAAGCTGGAAAGCTTTTTATGGCCAATGGTGTAAAAAAGATCAAAATGGACACCATTGCAAAAAAACTAATGATTTCAAAAAGAACGATCTACGAGAATTTCAAAGACAAGGACGAGTTGATAAGAGAATCGCTTGACTATGAAAATCGCAGACACTCAGAGATCAACAATTTAATTATTGAACAATCTGGCAATATCATTGAGGCGGTCCTTATGTTTCTTAAAACCGGGTCAGAGATACTCTCACAGGTCAATCCCGATTACTTTTCAGACCTTAAACGGTTGTACCCGGCCATCTGGAAGGAAAAAGTGCAGGAAAGCAAGGTCTATACCTTCAATCTTATCCTGGGACTGCTGAAAAAGGGTAAAGAACAGGGGATTTATCTTGAAGATATAAATGAGGAGATCATTGCCATGATACTTATTGAGCAGCTGTTCCTGATAT includes:
- a CDS encoding sugar ABC transporter substrate-binding protein — its product is MKTIGLAITACILGLLLLSSCGRSDEVRIGFSVGPSHERWEKDIDYFSARIRNAGATLYVAEAENSHQKQMEQVRDLLKRGIDVLVIVPVDSRKASEIVCLAHENGIRVIAYDRIVNDCDLDFYISFDNMRVGEMQAEYLSRMRPEGYYALLGGDAGDNNSILLRLGQMNVLAPLVESRKISVVVDQYIPGWNADEAYRIVDNYLSENPGRLDAVVASNDHIAGGAFRALEKHGLAGKVLLSGQDAEAEACRRIIEGKQTMTVYKYIETLATSAASTALALARGEPVMNTQLSINNGQVMVPSILLSSMVSVHPENLRMTVIADGYIDESMVFENR
- a CDS encoding TetR/AcrR family transcriptional regulator, yielding MDIRDKIIAEAGKLFMANGVKKIKMDTIAKKLMISKRTIYENFKDKDELIRESLDYENRRHSEINNLIIEQSGNIIEAVLMFLKTGSEILSQVNPDYFSDLKRLYPAIWKEKVQESKVYTFNLILGLLKKGKEQGIYLEDINEEIIAMILIEQLFLISDQTAFPPSRYPITEVYENIIISMTRGITTTHGRELLEKHR